Genomic segment of Gemmatimonadota bacterium:
CTACCGTTCCACCCGGCTGATCCTGAAGGCGGGTAACGAAGTCATCCGCAACAATAAGGGCCGCAAGGGGAAAGAGCTGTGGACGGACAACCCTGGCGGGGAGAAGATCGGCCTGGTCGAGACGATGGATGACCGGGATGAAGCCCGGTGGATATCCCGTAAGATCCAGGAGATGCGTAACGATTCCGGCCGGGTGCTGAGGGATTTTACCCTCCTCTATCGAACCAACGCGCAGTCGCGTACGCTGGAGGACGAGTTGCGCCGCGCCGGCCTGCCCTACGTGATCGTCGGCGGCGTCCGGTTCTTCGAACGGAAAGAAGTCAAGGACGTCCTGGCCTATCTGAAGGTCCTGGTCAACGGCCGGGATGCCATCAGCTTCCGACGTATGGTCAACACCCCCGCCAGAGGCATCGGCGCCGTCAGCGTGTCACGCGTCGAGCAACTGGCCGTCGAGCGGGGCATGGACTACCTGGAAGCGCTGTACCATGCCGGAGAGGCGGGCATTTCGGGTAAAGCGCACCGCGCCGCCTTGGAACTCGGGGAGTTTCTGCTGCGTCTCAGGTCGCGCCTGTCAGAGATATCGGGCGCGGAGGCGGCAAGGCGTGTGCTCGAAAAGACCGGCTACCTGCGGGCACTGGAACTGGAGGCCGCGAAAAACGTGGAGGCCGAGACCCGGGTGCAGAACGTGAACGAGCTGATGGCCGCCCTTGAAGAGGCGACCGAGCGGCCTGAGGAGGGACAGCCGGTCTCCGGGCTGGACGATTTCCTGGAGGAAGTGGCCCTGGTAACCGATATCGACCGGTGGGACGAATCCGTGGACTGCGTCACGCTCATGACCCTGCACAACGCCAAGGGCCTGGAGTTTCCCGTCGTCTTCATCACGGGCATGGAAGACGGCCTTTTCCCCATTTCGCGCGCCATGGAAAGCCCCACCGACCTGGAAGAGGAGCGGCGGCTCTGTTACGTGGGCATCACGCGCGCCCGGGAACGACTGTTCCTCACGCACGCCAATCTGCGTCGCAGGTTCGGGGGAACGCAGACCTCCCTGCGGTCCCGTTTCATCGACGAGATTCCCGACGACCTGGTTTCCGAGGAGCGCACCGGCCGGTTCTATTCGCGGTCGTCCTGGCCGCAGGAAGAAAAGGCCTCCGCCCCCCCGTTCGAAGACGATATCACGACCCCCCGGACCGTGGAGACGCCCATGGGCAGGGTGCGGATATCCCAGGGACAGGATGTCAAACACCCTATCTGGGGCAAGGGACGCATCATACAGGTCGCGGGAAGCGGGGACGACCTGCGGGCGACGATACGCTTCTCGGATACGACCAAGAAGGTGATCGTGAAATACGCTGCCCTGGAAATGATATAATGACAAATCGATGTATTGATATATTGAATAAGCGCCGGTCGATCCGGCGCATGCGAAGGGGCGACAAACCATGACGGTAACCGTCAAAGACGTCGATCATGTCGCGGCATTGGCCCACCTGAAGTTCTCGGATGAAGAACGGGAACAGCTGGTGGATCAGTTGAATGCCATACTCGCGTACATGGAGAAGCTCAATACGCTCGACACGACGGCCGCAGGTCCGACTTCCCACGTGCTGCAGCTGAAGAACGTCCTCCGCGACGACGAAGCCGGAACGTCGCTGAGCCAGGAAGAAGCGTTGCGGAACGCACCGGCGTCCGATCGCGGCCATTTCACGGTACCCAAGGTAATCTGAAGGCGATATGGGATCCGATATCCCGAGAATCACGGGTCTCATACCGGCCCGCTACGCTTCGACGCGTTTCCCCGGCAAGGCGCTGGCGCCCTTGCGGGGCAAACCGATGATACAGCATACCTACGAGCGGTCCAGCCGGGCGCGGTGCCTCACCGATCTGTACGTCGTGACCGACGACCGGCGCATAGCGGACGCCGTCCGCGGGTTCGGCGGCGAGCCGATCATGACCGCGCCGGATCACCCGAGCGGTACGGACCGGCTGGCCGCGGCCGTACGGGAGATGGATACGGACGTGGTCGTCAACATCCAGGGAGACGAGCCGCTGATCACGCCCGAAGCCATCGAAACGGTGGTGCAGCCCCTGATCGACGATCCGGACCTGCCCATGACGACCCTCGCGCACCGGATCACCAGGACGGAGGACCTGCTCAATCCCCACATGGGCAAGGTGGTCTTCGACGGACGGGGTCTGGCGCTGTACTTTTCCCGCTCGCCGTTGCCCTGGCCGGGGGCACGGCCGGACCGGGAGTACCTGCACGAACACCGGTTCTACAACACCGTGGGTCTCTATGGTTACCGGCGGTCGTTCCTGCTCACGTTCGCCGGGCTTGAACCGACGCCCCTGGAGCGGATCGAACGGCTGGAACAGTTGCGGGCCCTGGAAAACGGATACCGCATCACCGTACGACAAACCGACTACGCCCCACTTGGTGTCGATGTGCCCGAAGACCTGGTAAAGGCGGAACGCAGGCTGGCCGCGGAGGAAGATGCGTCGTGAAAGAAGTCGTCGTGGGAGACGTGGCCATTGGCGGCGGAAGGCCGCTGGCGCTGATCGCCGGGCCTTGCGTGATCGAGAGCGAGGCCGTGGTCATGGAGACCGCGGAACGCCTGATTACGGTCACCGGGCGCCTGGGCATCCCGCTCGTGTTCAAATCATCCTATGCGAAGGCGAACCGCTCTTCGGCAGCCTACTTCGCAGGGCCCGGGCTGCACGAGGGGTTGCGCGTACTCCGGAAAGTTCGAGAGCTCGGCGTGCCCGTGCTTTCTGACGTTCACGCGTTGCCTGAGGTAGAAGAGGCCGCGGAGGTCCTGGACGTTCTGCAGCTTCCCGCACACCTGTGCATGCAGACGGAACTCACCCTCGCCCTGGCCCGGACCGGAAAGCCCGTCAACGTAAAGAAGGGACAGTTCCTGGCGCCGGAAGACGTGGCGTCGGTCGTGTCCAAGATCGAAAGCACGGGCAACCGGAGCATCCTCCTGACCGAACGGGGCGTCTCATTCGGATATCACGACCTGGTCGCCGACATGCGGTCGCTGGCCATCATGCGCCGGACGGGATACCCCGTGGTATTCGACGCCACCCACGTGGTGAGGCTATACGGCCGTCCGAGCAGCGACGCGAGCGGCGGCACCCCTGAGTTCATCGAACCTCTATCCCGTGCCGCGGTGGCCGCGGGATGCGAAGCGGTATTCATCGAGACCCATCCCCGGGTTTCCGAAGCGCTGTGCGACGCCGCGAGCATGTTGCCGCTCGACCGCCTGGAACCACTGCTGCAAAGCCTCAAGGCGATCGACGAAGTCGTGCGGCCCCACACCGTGGATTGACTTCCATGCGAGTGCACTCTTGGCCTCTCTGATCAAGCGCATGCGAAATGCCGTGATCTATCAGGCGGTGTGCGCGATTATCGGCCTGATGAACGCGTTGCCGAGACGGCAGGCGTTGTCCGTCGGGGGGTGGATCGGCGGACTGGCGTACCTGGCCGCCCGCGGTCCCAGGCGCCTTGCCCTTTCCAATCTGACGCTGGCCTACGGCGAAGCGCAGTCGCGCGGGCAGATCAGGCGGCTGGGCCGGACTGTCTTCCGGGAGCTGGGACGGAATGTCGTGGATGTCGCCCGGCTGCCCCGGGTCACGGCGGAGAACGTGGATGGACTGGTCAGGGCCGATGGCCTGTCCCTCCTGGAATCGGCCTATGGCGAGGGGAAGGGCGTGGTAGCGGTCAGCGCCCACCTGGGCAACTTCGAACTGATGGGCGCGTTCCTGGCGCTCAAGGGATTCGCGGTAACCGTGGTAGCGGCCCCGCTTTACGATGCCAGGCTGGACGCGCTCCTGCGGGAGAACCGGGTGCGGAGCGGATTGGAAGTGGTGCCCCGCGACCGGGCAACTACCGCCATACTTCGCGCGCTGAGAAAAGGGCATGTGGTGGGGCTCCTGGTGGACCAGGATACCCGGGGTGCCGGCATCGCGGTCCCCTTCTTCGGCCACCCGGCGCGTACTCCGACCGGACCCGCGGTGCTGGCGGACCGAACGGGCGCGCCCATCGTGCCCATGGCCATTCGCCGTTTGCCGGACGACACGCATCTCGTGATGGTCCGGCCGCCGATCCGGCCCACCGGACGGACGCCGGAAGACGTGGAAACAACGACGAGGGCGTATACCGGGGAACTGGAACGGTTCATCAGGAAAGCGCCGTCGCAGTGGGTATGGATGCACGACCGCTGGAAGGCGTCCAAGGAGGCTTGACACGGCGCGCGTGGCGACCTGACAAGGCGTCCAAGGAGGCTTGACACGGCGCGCGTGGCGACCTGAAAAGGCGTCCAAGGAGGCTTGACACGGCGTCAACGGCCCAACTTGATCTTGCAGCTACGGATCAAACCAGGTATATTCAGTCATGCCGACTACCCACGATCTTCATGTTTCGCCCCGCCTGATTCTCCATGCATTCAAAAGGCACGCCCGTTACCGGCCGTGGCGCCTGGTCGTGGTAATCGTCCTGTGCGCGGCTGTCCTTTTCCCGGCCGCATGCCAACCCGTGGATCCGCCGGTTCCGGAAGAAGGCGCGCAGGATGCGCTGCCGGACCAGGAAGCGTGGAACACGACTATATACCTGAGTCGGGATGGCAGGCAGGAAGCCACGATCCGGGCCGGGCACCGCCTTTATTTTTCGGAAACCAACGTCACAGTCATCGATGAGGGTATCCACGTCGAGTTCTTTGAAGAAGACGGCAGCCTGGCCTCTACGCTCGAAGCGGAGTGGGGCGAAATCGACGGGCAGACCCACAACCTGCGCGTCCGGGGCGGCGTAACCGTCCACAGTACGGAACGGGGCACCCTGGAAACCGATTCCCTGACCTGGTTGAACGCGGCGAATCTCATCGTAACGGATGCCGCCGTACGATTGACCGGGGACACGGATGTCATTGCGGGCGATGGGTTTGAGGCCGATCCGGGCATGCGCGGATATATCATCCGGCGCAACATCAAAGGCCGTTTTCTGCCGGATGAACAACCGCAATGACCCCTTCGCAGCGCAGCACTTCGACCGCCGTCACGGGGGGCACGCATCCTTGACGTTCAACGGAAATTCCGGTATATTGTATCGTGGTACAGGGTCCGTCAGATGGTTGATTACGGTCTGCTGTTTCATCGTGCTTTCCGCTACTCAGGCAAGTGGCCAGGAGCGCCGCGAGCCGGTGCAAATCGAGGAAGCGGGCAGCTTCCGGGCTACCGGTGTCGACGAGGTTTTCGATCTGGCCGAGTCTGTGAGGCTCAAGCACGGAGATACCGTGCTGACGAGTGACCGGGTGAACTATGATCGCTTGAAAGGTATCGTACATCTTTTTGGAAACGTACGCATGATCCGCGGGACCACCACGCTCACCGCCGACGCCGCGGTGTACTATGAACAGGACCAGCGGGCTATCGGAGCGGGGCAGGTGAGGCTCGACGACACGTTGGACGGCGTGGTGCTGACGGGCAGTCGCATGGTATTCACCCAGGATCCCCATCGCGCCGTGGCGACGGGCAAGCCGAACATGACCTGGCGGCAAAACGAAAGCAGGATCAACATCGAGGGCTTTCGTCTTGAGTACTACTTCACTGAAACCAACTCCCTGCTGAAAGCACTGGCCGAGGAATCCGTCATCGTGGTGGACGAGGGCGAAGGCGTGACCATTTATTGTGATCACGCGGAGTATTTCAAGGCAACGGATAGCGCTCGTTTCAGCGGCGATCCCCGGCTGGTCAAGCGACTGGAAGGCGATGAGGGCGAAATCGTGGCGAACGGGAAAGGCATGGCCTACGCCTTCGAAGACCGGACCGCCGACGTGTTCGATTCGGTCAGCGTCGTGAAGGGAACGCTGGAGGGGATCTGCGATACGTTGCGCTTCGACAGCGAAGGCCAGCAGATCGATCTCCTCGGCAACCCGGTGATCCGGAGCGTTCACAGCGAGATCACCGGGGATGAGATCATCCTCGAAATGGAGGACGGCGAGGTCATACGCGCCCTGGTTACGGGCAACGCCCGGGGTTCCTATACCGCGGAAGAGCAAGAGGGGACGAATCTGGCGGACGATGTGGCGGACCGGACGGCCGGCCAGGCAGACAACCAGACCGACCAGACTGACCAGGCGGAACAGGCGGAACAGGCGAACCGCAGTACCATTGAAGGCCGCAGTATGGTCGTGGACTTCGAGGGCGAATCGGTCAGGATGATTACCGCGCAAGGGAACGCGGTGAGTACCTACAATCCGTCTGCGCTCGAAGGTGGCTCTACCGGCCACAACGTGGTCCGGGCGAAGGAAATCGTGATCGAACTGAATGAAGGCGAACCGGTCAAGGTGAACGCGGACGGTGGCGTGGACGGGTCCTATCTCAACCCTGAAGACGAGGACGGAAACCGTTGAATCGGAGGATCCGTGCAGTGCCTGCGAGCTGAGAACCTGGTAAAGTCCTACCAGAGTCACCGCGTCGTCGACGATGTGAGCCTGCGCGTAGACCAGGGCGAGGTGGTCGGACTGCTCGGCCCGAACGGGGCGGGGAAGACCACCTCGTTCTATATGATCGTCGGCATGATCAAGCCAGGGTCGGGACGGGTGCTCATCGATGACCGCGAGACCGGGAAAAGCCGGAACATTACGCGGTGGCCGATGTACCGCAGGGCCCGTGTGGGGATCGGCTACCTGGCCCAGGAACCGTCGATCTTCCGCAGGATGACGGTGGAACAGAACCTGATGTCCATACTCCAGACCTTGCCCATGACCCGCAAGGCAAGGCGCCGGAAGATGGAGGATCTGCTGGAGGATTTCGGCATCGCGCATCTGGCCAAGCACAAAGCCTATACCCTGTCGGGCGGCGAGCGGCGAAGAACCGAGATCAGCCGCGCCCTGGTGACCGAACCGAAGTTCATTCTGCTCGATGAGCCCTTCGCCGGCATCGATCCCATTGCCGTCGAGGATATTCAGAGGCTCATCGGACGCCTCAAGGAACGAAAACTGGGCATCCTGGTCACGGATCACATGGTACGGGAAACGTTGCAGATCACGGACCGATCCTATATCATGGCCGACGGCCGGATTTACATATCGGGTACGGCCAAGGACCTGGCCGAGGACCCCGAAGCGCGCCGTATCTACCTCGGCGAGCGGTTCCGCCTGGAGTAACCGGAAGGCACGCCCATGGAATTTCAACTTCAGCCCCAGACCAGACAGCAGTTTTCTCCCCAGTTGATGTACTCGCTCAAGCTGTTGCAGTACACCACGTTGGAACTCGAGCAGGAAATCAAGGAGAAGATCGAGGAGAATCCGCTGCTGGAACTCGAGGAAGAGGCGGGAGAGGCGGCGGAGGACCCCACGGGCGAACCCCTGGCGGAGGAACCCGCGTCCGAACGGGACCGAATCGATTGGGATGCCTACATTCAGGACGGCATGCACAACCAGATGGATGCCCGTGAAGAGACGGAAAAAAGGGAAGATCAGCACATACTGGAACGGGAAGGAAAGTCGGATACGACGCTCACCGAGTACCTGATCGAGCAATTGCGTCTTCTCGACCTCTCCGCCCGGGACCGCGAAATCGGGGAATACCTGATCGGAAACCTGAATGACAGCGGTCTCCTCGACGTCCCACTGCTGGACCTGGCGCTGGAGTCGAGCGTGTCGTTCGACGAGGCGGAACGGGTGCTGAAGGTCGTGCAGACCCTCGAGCCTACCGGCGTCGGCGCGCGGGACCTGCGAGAGAGTCTCATGCTTCAACTGGAAGCGTTGAACTTGAGCGATTCCCTAGCATACCGGTTGGTATCGGAACACTGGCGCGACGTCAAGTTGCGGCGCATCGCTTCGATTCGAAAGAAGATCAGGGCGTCCGAGCAGGAAATCGGCGACGCCCTGAACGTGATCGCCGGACTCAATCCCCATCCAGGGCTGGCCGTCAGCGATTCATCCGTTATCGCCATACATCCCGACCTAATCGTCGAGAAAGTAGACGGCGAGTACCTCGTCTACCTCAACGATCGCAATCTGCCCAGGGTGCGTGTCAGCCATGCCTACCATGCCATCCTCAACCGTAACGCGCAATCCTCCGACGAAGACAGGCGTTACGTGAGGCGCAAGCTGACCGAGGCGAACCACTTTGTCAACTCCATCGAACAGCGGCGGTCAACCCTGTTGAAGGTGACGAATTGCATCGTCAGGGCCCAGCGCGAGTTCCTGGATGCGGGCCTTACCAGTCTCAAGCCGATGATTCTGCAGGAAGTGGCCGACGAGGTGGGTCTGCATGTGACGACCGTCAGCCGGGCCACCCAGGGCAAGTACGTACAGACGCCCCGGGGCATTTTCGCGCTGAGGTTCTTCTTCGACGGTCGATTGAAGAAAAAGACGGACGAGGAGACCGGGGAAGCCGCGGCGGGCCAATTGGCGACCAAGACGGTCAAAGACCGCATCGCGCGGATCATCGAGGAAGAAGACGCGCGCGCGCCGTTGAGCGACCAGGCGATAGAGGAGATTCTCCGCACGAAGGAAGGCGTGCAGATCAAGCGGCGGACGGTGGCGAAGTACCGCGAGAACCTGGGAATACCCATTGCGCGGATGCGCAGAAGGATCTGACCCGATCAGCCATACAGCAGATCAGCCATACAGCGAAGGGAGGCGAACGTGCAGAAATCCATGACGGCCCGACACTGCGAACTGGCAGACGCCTACAAGGAGCATGCGGACAGAGAGATCGACCGTTTGAACAGATACAGCGACAACATCCTGAGTGCGGACCTTATCGTCTCGCAGGAAAAATACCGGTACATGGTTGAACTGAACGTGCACGTCGGAGGGCACGTCCTGACCAGCAAAGAGGAGAACGCCGAAGCCTACACGGCCCTTGACCAGGCGGTCAACAAGATGGAAACCCAATTGAAAAAGCACAACGGCAAGCTGCACGATCACAGAACCCGGCGTCACTAGGTAGCGGACGATGGCCACGACATCGCCCCTGAAATCGCGCGTCCTGCTGATCAAGAACCTGGTAGAGCAGGTCGACCTGAAACTGTCCCCGTTGACGGGTGAAACGGGACTGTCCAGGAAGATAACGAACGCGGAGACGAATCGCCCCGGACTCGCGTTGGCGGGATTTGTCGAGCGGTTTTCCAGCAACCGGATCCAGATCCTGGGGGAGACCGAGTTATCCTACCTGAACAGTCTGCCCGCGGACCAGCGGCTTGCGTCGCTGGACCGGCTGTTCGACCAGGGTTTTCCCTGCATGGTGATAACGAAGGGCATG
This window contains:
- a CDS encoding AAA family ATPase, whose amino-acid sequence is MNLAGELNPAQVKAASYVDGPLLVLAGAGSGKTRVLTFRIAYLVEHLGIEPYHILAVTFTNKAAAEMKDRIDRMLGQGDVPQWVGTFHSLSARILRREAEILGFRRDFVIYDGEDQLALIRRMMKELEISDKRYSPEAVRSYISGAKDQLLSPDEYKAQNTDFFEQQVVSRIYDAYQRALEDCNALDFDDLIMRLAVGYASHPDLLNRYQERFQYILVDEYQDTNRAQYEWINRLARKYRNLCVVGDDDQSIYAWRGADIRNILEFEKDYPEARVIRLEQNYRSTRLILKAGNEVIRNNKGRKGKELWTDNPGGEKIGLVETMDDRDEARWISRKIQEMRNDSGRVLRDFTLLYRTNAQSRTLEDELRRAGLPYVIVGGVRFFERKEVKDVLAYLKVLVNGRDAISFRRMVNTPARGIGAVSVSRVEQLAVERGMDYLEALYHAGEAGISGKAHRAALELGEFLLRLRSRLSEISGAEAARRVLEKTGYLRALELEAAKNVEAETRVQNVNELMAALEEATERPEEGQPVSGLDDFLEEVALVTDIDRWDESVDCVTLMTLHNAKGLEFPVVFITGMEDGLFPISRAMESPTDLEEERRLCYVGITRARERLFLTHANLRRRFGGTQTSLRSRFIDEIPDDLVSEERTGRFYSRSSWPQEEKASAPPFEDDITTPRTVETPMGRVRISQGQDVKHPIWGKGRIIQVAGSGDDLRATIRFSDTTKKVIVKYAALEMI
- the gatC gene encoding Asp-tRNA(Asn)/Glu-tRNA(Gln) amidotransferase subunit GatC codes for the protein MTVTVKDVDHVAALAHLKFSDEEREQLVDQLNAILAYMEKLNTLDTTAAGPTSHVLQLKNVLRDDEAGTSLSQEEALRNAPASDRGHFTVPKVI
- the kdsB gene encoding 3-deoxy-manno-octulosonate cytidylyltransferase, which gives rise to MGSDIPRITGLIPARYASTRFPGKALAPLRGKPMIQHTYERSSRARCLTDLYVVTDDRRIADAVRGFGGEPIMTAPDHPSGTDRLAAAVREMDTDVVVNIQGDEPLITPEAIETVVQPLIDDPDLPMTTLAHRITRTEDLLNPHMGKVVFDGRGLALYFSRSPLPWPGARPDREYLHEHRFYNTVGLYGYRRSFLLTFAGLEPTPLERIERLEQLRALENGYRITVRQTDYAPLGVDVPEDLVKAERRLAAEEDAS
- the kdsA gene encoding 3-deoxy-8-phosphooctulonate synthase gives rise to the protein MKEVVVGDVAIGGGRPLALIAGPCVIESEAVVMETAERLITVTGRLGIPLVFKSSYAKANRSSAAYFAGPGLHEGLRVLRKVRELGVPVLSDVHALPEVEEAAEVLDVLQLPAHLCMQTELTLALARTGKPVNVKKGQFLAPEDVASVVSKIESTGNRSILLTERGVSFGYHDLVADMRSLAIMRRTGYPVVFDATHVVRLYGRPSSDASGGTPEFIEPLSRAAVAAGCEAVFIETHPRVSEALCDAASMLPLDRLEPLLQSLKAIDEVVRPHTVD
- a CDS encoding lysophospholipid acyltransferase family protein — protein: MASLIKRMRNAVIYQAVCAIIGLMNALPRRQALSVGGWIGGLAYLAARGPRRLALSNLTLAYGEAQSRGQIRRLGRTVFRELGRNVVDVARLPRVTAENVDGLVRADGLSLLESAYGEGKGVVAVSAHLGNFELMGAFLALKGFAVTVVAAPLYDARLDALLRENRVRSGLEVVPRDRATTAILRALRKGHVVGLLVDQDTRGAGIAVPFFGHPARTPTGPAVLADRTGAPIVPMAIRRLPDDTHLVMVRPPIRPTGRTPEDVETTTRAYTGELERFIRKAPSQWVWMHDRWKASKEA
- the lptC gene encoding LPS export ABC transporter periplasmic protein LptC, which translates into the protein MPTTHDLHVSPRLILHAFKRHARYRPWRLVVVIVLCAAVLFPAACQPVDPPVPEEGAQDALPDQEAWNTTIYLSRDGRQEATIRAGHRLYFSETNVTVIDEGIHVEFFEEDGSLASTLEAEWGEIDGQTHNLRVRGGVTVHSTERGTLETDSLTWLNAANLIVTDAAVRLTGDTDVIAGDGFEADPGMRGYIIRRNIKGRFLPDEQPQ
- the lptB gene encoding LPS export ABC transporter ATP-binding protein, whose product is MRAENLVKSYQSHRVVDDVSLRVDQGEVVGLLGPNGAGKTTSFYMIVGMIKPGSGRVLIDDRETGKSRNITRWPMYRRARVGIGYLAQEPSIFRRMTVEQNLMSILQTLPMTRKARRRKMEDLLEDFGIAHLAKHKAYTLSGGERRRTEISRALVTEPKFILLDEPFAGIDPIAVEDIQRLIGRLKERKLGILVTDHMVRETLQITDRSYIMADGRIYISGTAKDLAEDPEARRIYLGERFRLE
- the rpoN gene encoding RNA polymerase factor sigma-54, with the protein product MEFQLQPQTRQQFSPQLMYSLKLLQYTTLELEQEIKEKIEENPLLELEEEAGEAAEDPTGEPLAEEPASERDRIDWDAYIQDGMHNQMDAREETEKREDQHILEREGKSDTTLTEYLIEQLRLLDLSARDREIGEYLIGNLNDSGLLDVPLLDLALESSVSFDEAERVLKVVQTLEPTGVGARDLRESLMLQLEALNLSDSLAYRLVSEHWRDVKLRRIASIRKKIRASEQEIGDALNVIAGLNPHPGLAVSDSSVIAIHPDLIVEKVDGEYLVYLNDRNLPRVRVSHAYHAILNRNAQSSDEDRRYVRRKLTEANHFVNSIEQRRSTLLKVTNCIVRAQREFLDAGLTSLKPMILQEVADEVGLHVTTVSRATQGKYVQTPRGIFALRFFFDGRLKKKTDEETGEAAAGQLATKTVKDRIARIIEEEDARAPLSDQAIEEILRTKEGVQIKRRTVAKYRENLGIPIARMRRRI
- the raiA gene encoding ribosome-associated translation inhibitor RaiA; translation: MQKSMTARHCELADAYKEHADREIDRLNRYSDNILSADLIVSQEKYRYMVELNVHVGGHVLTSKEENAEAYTALDQAVNKMETQLKKHNGKLHDHRTRRH